AGTTCTGATTCGTTCTTTGACAATTCGTAATGCTTTTAGGTGTGCAAACGCATTTTCTATTCTTACTCTTTCTTTACTTTGTAGTCTATTTTGAACTTTTTGTATTTTGGTAAGTTCCTTATTTTTGGGCTTCTTGTGGGGCATAATAAGTGTTGTTTGTGGAAGTTTCCAGCCATAAAACCCTAAATCTGTTAATAAAATACACTTTTTCTTAATTGGTAATAGGTCGGCTAATGT
Above is a genomic segment from Hugenholtzia roseola DSM 9546 containing:
- a CDS encoding transposase family protein codes for the protein TLADLLPIKKKCILLTDLGFYGWKLPQTTLIMPHKKPKNKELTKIQKVQNRLQSKERVRIENAFAHLKALRIVKERIRTYIDKTKETVFTIAVALYNFRKTFALKRKVIRL